One genomic region from Salvelinus fontinalis isolate EN_2023a chromosome 18, ASM2944872v1, whole genome shotgun sequence encodes:
- the LOC129814840 gene encoding zinc finger E-box-binding homeobox 2-like — protein sequence MMAEESRGKRRKQANPRRNRVDIEQASSLGSEGKDDDKVGLWSLEVQDYQDSLDKTSLTPSEGEGDGEGTEPAGSPSPRGLSTRPHNLSLSPSPRGGHWAEGAEEESPGSGLTMEDKDGEREQGSLKTYTGQRSDSQALEDMAHYDFLVQLRKASSHHPASHHYHQHHQPPNGSATAPAMYHPGSLNLHDDPLPIWSPGTQRSPEGQDGIPLSPDATRNLQACPFCQRPYHLGASLREHIKFCHERDGGHMVCPVCGYTARYRAQMERHMALHSQVEDKHPVSDHGIESRKFKCLQCGKAFKYKHHLKEHLRIHSGEKPYECSNCKKRFSHSGSYSSHLSSKKCLAGGGGGSGGGGGGSGGGEGSGGGGSYNNGHGHHGAYYSSPASPSAGSGRNSSGMGSPYPPHTQEERPPMGLERNLYLPRDHGTRLLRGQDLGWELGRRWDPTPERFLRASVFKDTTLLPYLHAGTRGKFEQMLQEMLHREEGGSGSAREEGRLGVHNGGRDGKASPEAPLKLKRDRAGSGDGQGVGGGVTCRWCSQLFPSPAILLQHERYLCKIYQEAMEESEDPHSKKHLSPLYFSTRPPLHPPPSLDNHKPPAMTNGFPKDKSPLQRPSWNSVPQQLLVAMHSPLPPSPDSLATRSHWSSQESGRSGGSPGQPAPTSPATEMSSPPPLGRRRVPSSGFGSHLCLDLSSAVLTTPASRAAPQGRTHRSYSSENDQPLDLSLPKPQEGKALEDSKPYNGNPHWEEKRQKTQRDPAENQHHRRLSVRLSPPPHQHPAVYSGAHIAGGSIYSAYPLFNPMMLAGLAGSGHDGVPSLPLGRPVRNQGFLSPMTYMMESDTDAVLKRIHQERRALMGEVMGRGSLDYLSLIQEGGEGEGGPGRKRLKKTDEGLYACDICDKTFQKSSSLLRHKYEHTGKRPHECKICKKAFKHKHHLIEHSRLHSGEKPYQCDKCGKRFSHSGSYSQHMNHRYAYCSLHQDQEEGEELPRTPGRSTDVGHMAVDTPLSMEDTPTFLSDSSLDGGVEGRVDEEEEDEEHETEENEGGRMKEACSLSGYRSGEGLEPSPSLVQGSPVGRDREREQRERDEEQVDRHNGERESASLGTHGLETNHHWDKDTLERNGDQTDTYELSPEAPVSQQWTSVPKQCI from the exons tGGACATTGAGCAGGCCAGTTCGCTGGGCTCGGAGGGGAAGGATGATGATAAGGTGGGTTTGTGGAGCCTAGAAGTCCAGGACTATCAGGACAGCCTGGACAAGACCAGTCTGACCCCCAGCGAGGGAGAGGGTGACGGGGAGGGGACTGAGCCAGCAGGCAGCCCCAGCCCTAGGGGCCTCTCAACTCGGCCCCACAACCTAagcctcagccccagccccagaGGGGGCCACTGGGCAGAGGGGGCCGAGGAGGAGAGCCCTGGGAGTGGGCTAACCATGGAGgacaaggatggagagagggagcagggatcACTCAAGACCTATA caggtcagaggtcagacagtcAGGCCCTGGAGGACATGGCCCACTATGACTTCCTGGTGCAGCTGAGAAAGGCATCCTCCCACCACCCGGcctcccaccactaccaccagcaCCATCAGCCCCCTAACGGCAGCGCTACAGCCCCAGCCATGTATCACCCTGGCAGCCTGAACCTCCACGATGACCCCCTTCCCATCTGGTCTCCTGGGACGCAGCGCTCACCTGAGGGACAAG ATGGCATCCCTCTGAGTCCTGATGCTACGAGGAACCTTCAGGCATGTCCTTTCTGCCAGCGCCCCTACCACCTCGGTGCGTCTCTACGCGAGCACATCAAGTTCTGCCATGAGCGGGACGGGGGGCACATGGTGTGCCCGGTCTGTGGGTACACTGCCCGCTATAGGGCACAGATGGAACGACACATGGCACTGCACAGTCAGGTGGAGGATAAG CACCCTGTGTCCGACCACGGCATAGAGAGCAGGAAGTTCAAGTGTCTCCAGTGTGGGAAAGCCTTCAAGTACAAACACCATCTCAAGGAGCACCTCCGCATCCACAGTG GCGAGAAACCGTACGAGTGCTCCAATTGCAAGAAGCGTTTCTCTCACTCCGGCTCCTACAGCTCACACCTCAGCAGTAAGAAGTGCCTggccggaggaggaggaggcagcggaggaggaggagggggcagtggaggaggagaaggcagCGGAGGAGGGGGGAGCTATAACAACGGACATGGCCACCATGGGGCCTACTACTCCTCCCCTGCGTCGCCCTCTGCAGGTAGTGGAAGGAACAGCAGTGGGATGGGCTCTCCCTACCCTCCCCACACCCAGGAGGAACGTCCTCCAATGGGGTTAGAGAGGAACCTGTATCTCCCTAGAGACCATGGTACGCGTCTCCTCCGGGGCCAGGACCTAGGCTGGGAGTTGGGCCGGCGGTGGGACCCCACGCCAGAGCGTTTTCTCCGGGCCAGTGTGTTCAAGGACACCACCCTGCTGCCGTACCTACATGCCGGCACCAGGGGAAAGTTTGAGCAGATGCTGCAGGAGATGCtgcacagggaggagggagggtctggctcagccagggaggaggggagactgGGGGTTCAcaatggagggagagacgggaagGCATCACCGGAGGCTCCGTTGAAACTAAAACGCGACCGTGCCGGCTCGGGTGATGGCCAGGGGGTAGGTGGAGGGGTAACATGTCGTTGGTGCTCCCAGCTCTTTCCCAGCCCCGCCATCCTACTCCAGCACGAGCGCTACCTCTGTAAGATTTACCAAGAGGCCATGGAGGAGTCTGAGGATCCTCACAGCAAAaaacacctctctcccctctacttctCCACCAGACCCCCTCTCCACCCACCACCATCACTAGATAACCACAAACCCCCAGCGATGACCAACGGTTTCCCGAAAGACAAGTCTCCTCTCCAGAGACCCAGCTGGAACTCTGTCCCTCAGCAGCTGCTGGTTGCCATGCACTCCCCCCTCCCGCCCAGCCCAGACTCACTTGCCACGAGGTCCCATTGGTCCAGCCAGGAGAGTGGCAGGAGTGGCGGCAGCCCTGGCCAACCAGCACCAACCAGCCCTGCTACAGAAATGTCATCCCCTCCCCCATTGGGGCGAAGACGGGTCCCCTCTTCAGGGTTCGGCTCGCACCTCTGCCTGGACCTGTCCTCTGCCGTCCTCACCACTCCTGCAAGCCGAGCCGCCCCCCAGGGAAGGACCCACCGGTCGTATAGCTCCGAGAATGACCAACCCCTGGATCTCTCCCTCCCCAAGCCCCAGGAGGGGAAAGCCCTAGAGGACAGCAAGCCCTATAATGGAAACCCTCACtgggaagagaagagacagaagaccCAGAGAGACCCAGCAGAGAACCAGCACCACCGGAGGCTGAGCGTCCGTCTCAGTCCACCTCCTcaccag CATCCTGCAGTCTACAGCGGCGCTCATATCGCCGGGGGTTCCATCTACAGTGCCTATCCTCTGTTTAACCCTATGATGCTTGCTGGGCTAGCTGGCTCGGGGCATGACGGGGTCCCCTCCCTGCCCCTCGGCCGTCCAGTTCGCAACCAGGGATTCCTCTCACCCATGACCTACATGATGGAGTCAGACACAGACGCTGTGCTGAAGAGGATCCACCAGGAGAGACGAGCATTAATG GGTGAGGTGATGGGCCGCGGGAGTCTGGACTACCTCTCTCTGatacaggagggaggagagggcgaGGGGGGACCAGGGAGGAAGAGACTAAAGAAGACAGACGAAGGCCTGTACGCTTGTGACATCTGTGACAAAACCTTCCAGAAGAGCAGCTCTCTGCTCCGACACAAGTACGAGCACACGG GTAAGCGTCCTCACGAGTGCAAGATCTGCAAGAAAGCCTTCAAGCACAAGCACCATCTAATTGAACACAGCCGCCTGCACTCTGGAGAGAAGCCCTACCAGTGTGACAAGTGTGGCAAGCGCTTTTCTCACTCGGGCTCCTACTCCCAGCACATGAACCACCGGTATGCCTACTGCAGCCTGCACCAGGAccaggaggagggtgaggagctCCCTCGAACCCCAGGGCGGTCCACCGATGTGGGCCACATGGCCGTGGACACCCCCCTTTCCATGGAGGACACCCCAACATTTCTTAGTGACTCCAGTCTAGACGGGGGGGTAGAAGGGAGAgtagacgaagaggaggaagacgaggagcACGAGACAGAAGAGAATGAAGGCGGACGTATGAAGGAGGCATGTAGTTTGTCAGGGTATAGGTCTGGTGAGGGATTGGAGCCGAGCCCCAGTCTGGTACAGGGGTCCCCTGtggggagggacagggagagagaacagagggagagagacgaagagCAGGTTGACAgacacaatggagagagagagagtgctagtcTAGGGACTCACGGACTGGAGACCAACCATCACTGGGACAAAGACACATTGGAACGAAATGGAGACCAGACAGACACATACGAGCTGAGCCCGGAAGCTCCAGTGTCACAACAGTGGACAAGTGTGCCAAAACAATGCATCTAG